The DNA window TCCAAACTGGTAATTTATATCCCTATTCTTCACGGTGATTTGTGATCCATATGGTTGCTATTTCTATCCCCATGTTATCTAAAATAGACACAAAATCCCATTCTGCACATGTTCCGCTTCAGTGCAAACAAAATTACAAAAAATAGTCTTGTTGCCTAATTATTCAAAGATAAAATAACAAATACATTCCCTGTTAATTATTAAACCATTCTAAAGATTTTAAACCCTGAATTGGTGAGATGTTTTAGTCACGTACCTACCATTTTTTTTAGGGGATTAATTTAATAAACCAAAAATCCATATAAATAAAACCATACAGATATAAGGATTAAGATATAAAGGATCAAATCAGTTGTATAATATGATATTTTTATTGTATTGATAATTTAAGTGGTGATTATAAATGGCAAAAAAAGATAAACAAGTACTTCCTCCAAGCGGTGCCGGACTTGTGAGGTACTTTGAAGACGAAACTAAGGGGCCTAAACTTTCT is part of the Methanobacterium lacus genome and encodes:
- a CDS encoding preprotein translocase subunit Sec61beta: MAKKDKQVLPPSGAGLVRYFEDETKGPKLSPEQVVIMTVVLAVFCIALRFTYS